Proteins encoded by one window of Flavobacteriales bacterium:
- the folB gene encoding dihydroneopterin aldolase, with product MGIIDVTNIKLYGYHGCMDEEAAIGTDYRIDVRVYADLELAAQTDNLEHTVDYVEVNRIVKEQMEVRAKLIEVVAQRIIDELLRQIPRIDKVEVTVRKMSPPIMGNVESVAVTLTGAQKKKANFSRMNVRLVILSFLLPLVLVAQIEQRRTPRSWELNFDISTSEIRVDSLNAMALRADAQLRDLVGGVCRVGREVAFRANPSNSGRWFRDSNGNHFWTIRIVAPTAQAVSVLFESLILPRGSELYAYSADKNVRRGAFTERNNRRDGWTIAPIRGNEILLEYWAPARVAERPVIEVSGIGFFFRGFEPRVVRDYGDSGPCQVNANCSEGNSFDDERKSVVRIVTKNGPFFGFCSGALINTTEAGCDPYILSANHCTENTSTPDFGLWTFYFNYESPNCSDPGSDVGLDLQSMVGCSVLASTGVSDLSSGSDFLLVELNGSVPTVFGAYYSGWIRGVAANSGVTIHHPSGDLKKVSTFTSTPQTTSWPGSSTPNRHWLVNWQSTANGHGTTEGGSSGAPLLTNQGRIFGVLSGGLSSCTNLTGGDYYGKFSTAWNMDGGTVEFKLAPWLDPLGLGLNTLAGTYPPCESASLNETSLQWSVYPNPAAGRLNLNLPPATESVRIVDAFGRVLWQREKPAQEERVDTGNWPSGVYFAQVLSEGQISNRPVVVL from the coding sequence ATGGGCATCATCGACGTTACCAACATCAAGCTCTATGGCTACCATGGGTGCATGGACGAGGAGGCCGCCATCGGAACCGATTATCGGATCGACGTGCGCGTTTACGCCGACCTCGAACTCGCCGCTCAAACGGATAACCTAGAGCATACTGTGGACTACGTCGAGGTCAATCGAATCGTGAAGGAACAAATGGAAGTCCGCGCCAAGTTGATCGAGGTTGTGGCGCAGCGCATCATCGACGAGCTACTTCGCCAGATTCCGCGGATCGATAAAGTCGAGGTGACCGTGCGCAAGATGTCGCCTCCCATCATGGGCAATGTCGAAAGCGTGGCCGTAACGCTGACCGGCGCGCAAAAAAAAAAAGCTAACTTTAGCCGTATGAATGTACGGCTCGTTATCCTGTCGTTTCTGCTGCCCTTGGTGCTCGTAGCGCAGATCGAGCAGCGTCGAACCCCGCGCAGCTGGGAGCTCAACTTCGATATTTCAACTTCGGAGATCCGCGTGGATTCTTTGAATGCTATGGCCCTACGGGCCGATGCGCAACTCCGCGATCTGGTCGGCGGTGTGTGCCGCGTGGGACGTGAAGTCGCCTTTAGGGCCAACCCTTCCAACTCGGGCCGTTGGTTTCGAGATAGCAACGGAAACCATTTTTGGACCATCCGAATAGTCGCCCCGACAGCACAAGCGGTCTCCGTGCTTTTTGAGTCGCTGATCCTGCCGAGAGGCAGTGAACTCTATGCTTATTCTGCCGATAAAAACGTTCGAAGAGGAGCATTTACTGAACGGAACAATCGCCGCGATGGGTGGACCATTGCCCCGATTCGCGGGAACGAGATCCTACTGGAGTACTGGGCGCCGGCACGTGTTGCTGAACGGCCGGTGATCGAAGTTTCGGGAATCGGATTCTTTTTCCGCGGTTTTGAGCCTCGGGTCGTGCGCGATTATGGCGATTCGGGCCCGTGCCAGGTGAACGCCAATTGTTCCGAAGGCAATAGCTTTGACGATGAGCGAAAATCGGTCGTGCGCATCGTGACCAAGAACGGTCCGTTTTTTGGCTTTTGCTCCGGGGCATTGATCAACACGACCGAGGCGGGCTGCGATCCGTATATTTTGTCGGCGAACCACTGCACGGAGAATACTTCGACCCCGGATTTCGGGTTGTGGACATTCTACTTTAACTACGAATCGCCCAACTGCTCGGATCCGGGAAGCGACGTCGGGCTCGATCTACAGTCCATGGTTGGGTGTAGCGTATTGGCCAGCACGGGAGTGAGCGATCTATCGAGCGGGAGCGATTTCTTGTTGGTGGAGCTCAACGGAAGTGTTCCGACCGTATTTGGCGCCTATTACTCGGGGTGGATCCGCGGTGTTGCGGCGAATTCGGGGGTCACGATTCACCACCCATCGGGCGACCTGAAAAAGGTGAGCACCTTTACCTCAACGCCTCAAACGACCTCGTGGCCAGGCTCTTCGACTCCCAACCGACATTGGCTCGTGAATTGGCAATCGACCGCTAACGGCCATGGAACCACGGAAGGGGGGTCGTCCGGAGCACCGCTGTTGACGAATCAAGGGCGGATTTTTGGGGTGCTATCGGGCGGATTAAGCTCGTGCACGAATTTGACCGGGGGCGATTACTACGGCAAGTTTTCCACGGCCTGGAACATGGACGGAGGAACTGTTGAATTCAAGTTGGCACCCTGGCTCGACCCGCTGGGGCTCGGGCTCAACACTTTGGCGGGTACCTATCCTCCGTGTGAGTCCGCATCCCTGAACGAAACGTCGCTCCAATGGAGCGTATATCCGAATCCGGCCGCAGGCCGCCTAAACCTTAATTTGCCGCCGGCTACTGAATCGGTTCGCATTGTCGATGCTTTTGGGAGGGTGTTGTGGCAGCGTGAAAAACCGGCACAAGAAGAGCGCGTCGACACCGGAAATTGGCCTTCGGGCGTGTATTTTGCCCAGGTGCTGAGCGAAGGGCAAATATCGAATAGGCCGGTAGTTGTGCTGTAG
- a CDS encoding glutamate--tRNA ligase, giving the protein MENQAIRVRFAPSPTGPLHMGGVRTALYNYLFARQTGGQFILRLEDTDQTRFVPGAENYIVESLKWCGIEIDEGISAGGPKGPYRQSERKAMYRQYADQMIESGHVYYAFDTPEELNAMRERMKAAGVPSPQYNHITREHMQNSLTLPHDEVAARIEKGDPYVIRIKMPRNEEVKFADLIRGWVSVNTNNLDDKVLFKSDGMPTYHLANIVDDHLMEISHVIRGEEWLPSAPLHVLLYRYLGWEMPQFAHLPLILKPDGNGKLSKRDGDRLGFPVFPLRWVPEEGDPSKGYREQGYFPGAFINMLAFLGWNPGTNEEIFSMDELMERFSLERVNKAGARFDPDKTRWFNQQYLRTKSDQELGALLQPLAAEEGFNATAEFCAQVASVMKERATFVKEMLTDGHYFFEAPTEYEEKALKRWKEDTAEIVKALRDLLDKVQDFSSAKVDEAFHGFMEDRGLGFGKVGPGFRLALTGKGMGPGLPDIAAIIGKEETLKRLDTALEKLS; this is encoded by the coding sequence ATGGAAAATCAAGCGATTCGCGTACGATTTGCGCCAAGTCCCACGGGACCCCTCCACATGGGAGGTGTGCGCACCGCACTTTATAACTATTTGTTCGCACGACAAACCGGCGGGCAGTTCATCCTTCGACTAGAGGACACGGACCAAACCCGATTTGTTCCCGGTGCCGAGAATTACATCGTCGAATCCCTCAAATGGTGTGGGATCGAAATAGATGAAGGAATTTCCGCGGGCGGACCCAAAGGTCCGTATCGTCAGTCGGAACGCAAAGCGATGTACCGTCAATATGCCGACCAGATGATCGAGTCGGGCCACGTGTACTACGCGTTCGACACCCCCGAAGAACTCAACGCCATGCGTGAACGCATGAAAGCTGCCGGTGTCCCGAGCCCTCAATACAACCACATCACGCGTGAGCACATGCAGAATTCGCTGACCCTGCCGCACGATGAAGTGGCAGCCCGCATTGAAAAAGGCGACCCCTATGTGATCCGCATCAAAATGCCGCGCAATGAAGAGGTGAAGTTTGCAGACCTCATTCGCGGATGGGTCAGCGTGAACACAAATAATCTCGACGATAAAGTGTTGTTCAAATCGGACGGTATGCCGACCTACCACTTGGCGAATATCGTCGACGACCACTTAATGGAAATCTCCCACGTGATCCGAGGTGAAGAATGGTTGCCCAGCGCCCCACTACACGTGCTGCTCTACCGCTACCTCGGGTGGGAGATGCCTCAGTTTGCCCACCTTCCATTGATCCTTAAACCGGACGGAAACGGAAAGCTCAGCAAGCGCGATGGCGATCGCCTTGGTTTCCCGGTGTTCCCTTTGCGTTGGGTGCCCGAAGAAGGAGACCCGAGCAAGGGTTATCGCGAGCAAGGGTATTTCCCCGGAGCTTTCATTAACATGCTTGCGTTCCTCGGCTGGAATCCCGGAACCAACGAGGAGATCTTCAGCATGGATGAACTCATGGAACGCTTTTCGCTCGAGCGCGTAAACAAAGCCGGTGCGCGATTCGACCCGGACAAAACGCGCTGGTTCAATCAGCAGTACCTACGCACCAAAAGCGATCAAGAACTGGGCGCCCTTTTGCAACCATTGGCTGCCGAAGAAGGGTTTAACGCCACAGCTGAATTCTGCGCGCAGGTAGCCTCTGTCATGAAAGAGCGCGCTACCTTCGTGAAAGAGATGCTTACGGACGGGCACTATTTCTTTGAGGCGCCAACCGAGTACGAGGAAAAGGCATTGAAACGCTGGAAGGAGGACACCGCGGAGATCGTCAAAGCACTGCGCGATTTGCTGGATAAGGTGCAGGACTTCTCCTCTGCAAAGGTGGACGAGGCCTTCCACGGCTTTATGGAAGATCGAGGCCTCGGCTTCGGAAAAGTAGGCCCGGGATTTCGCTTGGCCCTAACCGGAAAAGGCATGGGTCCCGGCTTGCCGGACATCGCCGCCATCATTGGTAAAGAGGAAACCCTCAAACGCCTCGATACCGCACTAGAGAAACTGAGCTGA
- the ybeY gene encoding rRNA maturation RNase YbeY — protein sequence MAVYYQSENTFSLSQEEEIRRGNWVRSVIEESGFDCGEVTYIFCSDEDLLEINQRYLKHDTYTDIITFDYGQGRLISGDIFISTDRVIENAEKFKVHFEHELARVMIHGVLHLLGMDDHTDEDKQNMRTEEDRHIKILID from the coding sequence ATGGCCGTCTATTACCAATCCGAAAACACCTTTTCTCTCTCTCAAGAAGAGGAGATACGCCGTGGAAACTGGGTGCGATCCGTCATTGAAGAATCCGGTTTTGATTGCGGAGAGGTCACCTATATTTTTTGCTCGGACGAAGACCTTTTGGAAATCAACCAACGGTACCTCAAACACGACACCTATACGGACATCATTACCTTTGATTACGGACAAGGTCGTCTGATCAGTGGGGATATTTTTATATCCACCGATAGGGTCATAGAGAATGCCGAGAAGTTCAAGGTGCATTTTGAACACGAACTCGCTCGCGTTATGATCCACGGGGTACTGCACCTACTCGGTATGGATGACCATACTGACGAAGACAAGCAAAACATGCGCACCGAGGAGGATCGGCACATCAAGATCCTAATCGATTGA
- the mnmG gene encoding tRNA uridine-5-carboxymethylaminomethyl(34) synthesis enzyme MnmG, which yields MFANEYDVIVVGAGHAGSEAAAAAANLGSSTLLITMNLQTIGQMSCNPAMGGIAKGQIVREIDALGGYSGIISDETAIQFRMLNRSKGPAMWSPRVQSDRMRFAEKWRLMLEQTPNLDFFQDMVTGIIVEGDRIKGVRTGMGLEVYAKTVVLTNGTFLNGLIHIGEKNFGGGRAGERAATGITEDLIKLGFDHGRMKTGTPPRVDGRSLDYSKMTEQEGDEAPQKFSFTDTKPLSKQRSCWITYTSTEVHDILKTGFDRSPMFNGRIQSIGPRYCPSIEDKIDRFTDKDRHQIFVEPEGWDTVEIYVNGFSTSLPQEVQYEALKKVAGFEHVKIFRPGYAIEYDYFPPTQLTHSLETKLVEGLFFAGQINGTTGYEEAGSQGLIAGTNAHRKAHGDSAFVLKRSDAYIGVLIDDLITKGTEEPYRMFTSRAEYRILMRQDNADLRLTPLGYEIGLASEERMERVREKQKNTSEMISFLKDTSVEPESINLILEKLNTAPIDQKRKLDTILARPQVGIHDLVAIDSVAEYIANNNLPEEDLEQGEIQLKYHGYIQREKENAEKLQRLEDISIPAGFDFNKLQAMSLEAREKLSEIRPANIAQASRISGVNPADVNVLLVHMGR from the coding sequence ATGTTTGCAAATGAATATGACGTAATCGTAGTGGGAGCAGGACATGCAGGATCCGAGGCGGCAGCGGCTGCGGCCAATTTGGGCTCCTCTACCCTACTCATCACCATGAACCTTCAGACCATAGGTCAAATGAGCTGTAATCCGGCCATGGGGGGTATTGCCAAAGGGCAGATCGTAAGAGAGATCGATGCGCTCGGCGGCTACAGCGGAATCATTTCGGACGAGACGGCCATCCAGTTCCGAATGCTGAATCGTTCTAAGGGACCGGCAATGTGGAGCCCACGTGTACAGAGCGATCGTATGCGGTTTGCAGAAAAGTGGCGCCTTATGCTGGAACAAACCCCGAATCTGGATTTCTTTCAAGACATGGTCACCGGAATCATTGTCGAAGGCGATCGAATAAAGGGTGTGCGCACCGGTATGGGGCTAGAGGTGTATGCAAAAACCGTTGTGCTGACGAATGGAACGTTCTTGAACGGACTCATTCATATAGGCGAAAAGAATTTTGGTGGTGGTAGAGCCGGAGAAAGAGCCGCTACTGGTATTACCGAAGACTTAATAAAGTTGGGTTTTGACCACGGCCGCATGAAAACCGGAACCCCACCCCGAGTCGACGGTAGGTCGCTGGACTATTCTAAAATGACTGAACAAGAAGGCGATGAAGCCCCTCAGAAGTTCAGTTTTACTGATACAAAACCCCTGAGCAAACAGAGGTCGTGTTGGATTACATACACGAGTACAGAGGTCCACGATATCCTAAAAACAGGGTTCGATAGATCTCCCATGTTCAATGGACGCATCCAAAGCATTGGGCCTCGATATTGCCCTTCTATTGAAGACAAGATCGATCGATTTACAGATAAAGACCGGCACCAGATCTTCGTAGAACCAGAAGGTTGGGATACTGTGGAGATTTATGTAAACGGGTTCAGCACTTCGCTCCCTCAAGAGGTCCAATATGAGGCCTTGAAGAAGGTAGCGGGCTTTGAGCATGTCAAGATCTTTAGACCCGGATACGCCATCGAATACGACTACTTCCCTCCGACCCAGCTTACCCATAGTCTCGAGACCAAACTCGTTGAGGGTTTATTCTTTGCAGGCCAAATCAACGGAACTACCGGCTATGAAGAAGCCGGAAGTCAAGGGCTAATTGCGGGTACTAATGCACACAGAAAAGCACATGGTGACTCGGCCTTCGTTTTAAAGAGATCTGACGCCTACATCGGCGTTTTGATCGACGACCTTATTACCAAAGGGACAGAAGAACCCTACCGTATGTTTACCTCTAGAGCCGAATACCGCATCCTTATGCGCCAGGACAATGCCGACTTAAGGCTTACTCCCCTAGGGTATGAAATAGGTCTGGCATCAGAAGAGCGAATGGAAAGGGTTCGGGAAAAACAGAAGAACACCTCAGAAATGATCTCCTTTTTGAAGGACACAAGCGTTGAGCCCGAAAGCATCAACCTCATTCTAGAAAAGCTGAATACTGCACCAATAGATCAAAAAAGGAAGCTGGACACCATCCTCGCTCGTCCACAAGTAGGCATTCACGACTTAGTAGCTATTGACTCGGTCGCCGAGTACATTGCCAATAACAACTTACCCGAGGAAGATCTTGAGCAAGGTGAAATCCAATTGAAGTACCACGGATATATTCAAAGGGAAAAGGAAAACGCGGAGAAGCTTCAGCGATTAGAGGACATCTCGATTCCCGCTGGCTTTGATTTCAACAAACTTCAAGCAATGAGTTTGGAGGCTCGTGAAAAATTAAGCGAAATTCGTCCCGCGAATATCGCACAGGCCAGTCGCATCAGCGGTGTGAATCCGGCCGATGTCAACGTCCTTTTGGTCCACATGGGCCGCTAA
- a CDS encoding class I SAM-dependent methyltransferase produces the protein MEKLERCPITDSPLSPALTCKDHTVTGDDFTVMANAEGTVLTTNPRPESDELGTYYESDEYISHTDSNKGVLDGVYQVVRNYSLRKKRALLEQHLSKGSILDIGCGTGDFLLEMKSNSWAVSGMEPNDEARKKAESKIGTKLHTNPALTDLPSGSFDAITMWHVLEHVPDPTVTTNRIFELLKPGGVAVIAVPNFKSKDAQIYGSLWAAYDVPRHLFHFSQAGMIGLFTGRGFNHVKNHPMVFDSYYVSLLSEKYKSGRRRWIPAFVNGLRSNLSARNSGEWSSIIYIFQKPK, from the coding sequence ATGGAAAAACTCGAAAGGTGTCCGATCACCGATAGCCCTCTGAGCCCGGCTCTCACCTGTAAAGATCACACGGTAACAGGAGATGATTTTACGGTCATGGCCAATGCAGAAGGCACCGTACTTACGACCAACCCGCGACCCGAATCAGATGAGTTGGGAACGTACTACGAGTCTGATGAATACATCTCACATACGGACTCCAACAAAGGTGTTCTTGACGGGGTCTATCAAGTTGTTCGGAATTACTCTTTGCGAAAGAAAAGGGCTCTTCTAGAACAACACCTTTCAAAGGGATCCATCCTCGATATTGGATGCGGCACCGGTGACTTTTTACTTGAAATGAAATCCAACAGCTGGGCGGTATCCGGAATGGAGCCGAACGACGAGGCTCGTAAAAAAGCCGAGAGCAAGATAGGAACCAAGCTTCATACGAACCCTGCACTTACGGACCTTCCTTCCGGTTCATTCGACGCTATTACAATGTGGCATGTGCTGGAGCATGTGCCAGACCCTACAGTGACCACAAACCGGATTTTCGAATTGCTCAAACCCGGAGGCGTCGCCGTCATCGCCGTTCCGAATTTCAAATCTAAGGACGCTCAGATCTACGGTTCCTTGTGGGCAGCTTATGATGTACCACGCCACCTCTTTCACTTTAGCCAAGCAGGAATGATCGGTCTATTTACCGGCCGTGGATTCAATCACGTCAAAAATCACCCCATGGTATTTGACAGCTATTACGTCAGCCTGCTTAGTGAAAAATACAAATCTGGCCGCCGGCGATGGATCCCCGCTTTCGTGAATGGATTACGTTCTAATTTATCGGCCCGAAATTCAGGAGAATGGAGTAGTATCATCTACATTTTCCAAAAGCCGAAATAA
- a CDS encoding T9SS type A sorting domain-containing protein, giving the protein MRKTLFVALLSTTLLASAQPEIALGSWGNELPYNRVVDLVVRPEEVVVATENGLFYFGRAFKTIERVSKIDGLSGVVVTAMAEHRPTGTLIIAYDNQILDLLRSDVQTTVFDIARFNIIGGKKINHIFILDDRIFYSCDFGVVEMNIQTQEFDGPYFIGPNGSQLKVYEMTSDGQRLFAATEIGLFSADVNDPNLRDFNAWTQDSFLGGPINSLALYKGVLYVNKKDLDTKTDTVYTNSTGPWTTVHEFRYWRRNALRADSDYIMTCTEFSFSAYDENLNLAANMTQASLDYPFEVTTAVQGNPAESEFFLGSLESGLVRHWNGFLAPNYMPQGPQVRGAFDVIAQGNSVWMAPGGVGGSFENLYNRNPVQLKQDGQWIPSDATVQDSAFDMIELRFDPIDPNVVWGASYGKGLVRWNGDGTFHSRYDYSNTILQERAGPPGFTNIGGIDFDSQGRLWMTNGNTSDPLVVRTRNNEWFAYTLAGLAPSTLPIKSVMVDDFDQVWVQLRNDGIVVFNHANTLANKNDDQVKQLSTATGQGALSSKSVLSMASDKNGAVWVGTNQGVVTFFSPSRLFSGQNFDAQHVLIEQNDVLSKLLENEAVTCIAIDGANRKWFGTARSGVYLMSPDGTEDILHFTVDNSPLFSNTIQAIDVNADHGEVYIATEKGLITYRSGSTEGSDTFGDVLAYPNPVRPGFTGDIAIKGLAENANIKVTDISGNLVFETTALGGQALWNGKSFSGQEVATGVYLVFMTNDDGSETAVIKIMIIR; this is encoded by the coding sequence ATGCGGAAAACACTATTTGTCGCTTTACTGTCCACAACTCTTCTTGCCTCGGCTCAACCCGAAATTGCACTTGGGAGTTGGGGAAATGAACTTCCTTACAACCGAGTGGTCGATTTGGTAGTTCGACCCGAAGAGGTTGTTGTAGCAACTGAAAATGGTTTGTTCTATTTCGGTCGCGCGTTCAAAACCATCGAACGAGTGAGCAAGATCGATGGCCTTAGTGGGGTGGTCGTTACCGCAATGGCAGAGCACCGGCCGACAGGCACATTGATCATCGCTTACGACAACCAAATCTTGGATCTTCTGCGGAGTGATGTTCAAACCACCGTTTTTGATATAGCGCGCTTCAATATTATCGGCGGAAAAAAAATCAATCACATCTTCATACTCGATGATCGGATCTTCTATAGCTGTGACTTCGGAGTCGTAGAAATGAATATTCAGACGCAGGAATTCGATGGGCCTTATTTCATCGGCCCCAACGGTTCGCAGCTCAAGGTTTACGAAATGACCTCCGACGGACAAAGGCTGTTTGCGGCAACGGAGATCGGCCTTTTTTCTGCAGATGTGAACGACCCCAACTTGCGCGACTTTAACGCCTGGACACAAGACTCCTTTTTAGGAGGTCCAATAAACTCATTGGCCCTGTACAAAGGAGTGCTCTACGTAAACAAAAAGGATCTCGACACAAAAACCGATACGGTCTATACGAATTCCACGGGCCCCTGGACCACTGTACACGAGTTCCGGTACTGGCGCAGGAACGCTCTTCGAGCCGATAGTGATTACATCATGACCTGTACGGAGTTCAGCTTTTCAGCATACGACGAAAACCTCAACCTGGCGGCGAATATGACACAGGCCTCGCTCGATTATCCTTTTGAAGTGACTACTGCCGTACAAGGGAACCCGGCGGAATCGGAATTCTTTCTCGGCTCACTCGAATCCGGATTGGTCAGGCATTGGAACGGGTTCCTAGCCCCGAATTACATGCCTCAGGGTCCACAAGTGCGTGGCGCTTTCGACGTGATCGCCCAAGGCAACTCCGTTTGGATGGCGCCCGGCGGGGTCGGTGGGTCTTTTGAGAACCTATACAACCGAAACCCCGTACAACTAAAACAAGACGGTCAGTGGATCCCGAGCGACGCGACCGTTCAAGACTCGGCCTTCGATATGATCGAACTCCGCTTCGACCCCATCGACCCTAATGTGGTTTGGGGAGCTTCATATGGAAAAGGCCTGGTGCGCTGGAATGGCGATGGCACATTTCATAGCCGTTACGACTATTCCAATACCATCTTGCAGGAAAGAGCAGGCCCTCCCGGATTCACCAATATAGGAGGAATCGATTTCGATAGCCAAGGCAGGCTCTGGATGACGAACGGTAACACGAGCGACCCGCTGGTCGTGCGAACCCGCAATAACGAATGGTTCGCTTATACGCTTGCCGGGCTGGCTCCTTCTACACTTCCCATAAAGAGCGTCATGGTCGACGACTTCGATCAGGTTTGGGTGCAGCTTCGAAATGATGGAATAGTGGTATTCAACCACGCAAATACCCTCGCCAACAAGAACGACGATCAAGTAAAACAGCTCTCAACAGCCACTGGCCAGGGCGCCCTCTCGTCTAAATCGGTTCTCAGCATGGCCTCGGATAAAAATGGAGCAGTTTGGGTTGGAACCAACCAAGGTGTCGTGACCTTCTTTTCTCCAAGCCGCCTATTCTCGGGGCAAAACTTCGATGCGCAACACGTTCTCATCGAGCAAAATGACGTGCTCTCAAAACTGCTCGAAAACGAGGCTGTGACCTGCATCGCCATTGACGGTGCAAACAGAAAATGGTTTGGAACAGCTCGAAGCGGCGTTTATCTAATGTCGCCTGACGGTACCGAAGATATCCTCCATTTCACGGTCGATAACTCCCCGCTCTTCTCCAATACCATTCAAGCCATCGATGTGAACGCCGATCACGGCGAAGTGTACATCGCAACGGAAAAAGGACTCATTACCTACCGTTCCGGTTCTACGGAAGGAAGCGACACGTTCGGAGACGTGTTGGCCTACCCCAACCCGGTTCGACCCGGGTTTACCGGCGACATCGCCATAAAAGGTTTGGCAGAGAACGCCAACATAAAGGTCACCGACATCTCTGGAAACCTCGTATTCGAAACCACCGCTCTTGGCGGCCAGGCTCTATGGAATGGAAAGTCGTTCAGCGGCCAAGAGGTCGCCACGGGCGTCTACTTAGTATTCATGACCAATGACGACGGCTCCGAAACCGCAGTGATCAAGATCATGATCATTCGGTAG
- the recO gene encoding DNA repair protein RecO — protein sequence MLIKTLAFVLHHFPYGERSIIVRMYTREVGLQSYLIPSARGKNSPLTPALMNPLQGLELIAYNHNDDRLERIKETARINKVDVIHQHPIKTTIAQFMAEVILRSTQDQEPNSELFDFISHAAEQLENPVNDLANLPLFFTLKLTEYLGFYPHALSGGCVLDLREGAFSVGIPHHPDFAKEQDSKAILEVLGKPWTQCQRTPLASETRLAGLKTLEKYYRIHLNERLGFKSLDVLHMVLS from the coding sequence ATGCTCATCAAAACGCTTGCATTCGTTCTTCACCATTTCCCCTACGGCGAACGCAGCATTATTGTCCGCATGTACACCCGCGAGGTCGGACTTCAGTCGTACCTCATCCCTTCGGCCCGAGGCAAAAACAGCCCTCTTACACCGGCGCTAATGAACCCGCTCCAAGGACTCGAGTTGATTGCCTACAATCACAACGACGATCGCCTAGAACGGATAAAAGAGACCGCTCGGATCAACAAGGTCGATGTAATCCACCAGCACCCCATTAAAACCACCATCGCCCAGTTCATGGCCGAGGTCATACTGCGATCTACGCAGGATCAAGAGCCCAATTCGGAGCTATTCGACTTCATTTCCCATGCCGCCGAACAACTCGAAAACCCGGTAAACGACCTCGCCAACCTGCCTCTTTTCTTCACCCTAAAGCTAACGGAATACTTGGGTTTCTATCCTCACGCCCTCTCGGGCGGATGCGTACTCGACCTCCGCGAAGGAGCTTTTTCGGTCGGCATTCCACACCATCCCGATTTTGCGAAAGAGCAAGACTCAAAAGCCATCCTCGAGGTGCTGGGAAAACCTTGGACCCAATGTCAACGAACACCGCTTGCTTCGGAAACGCGACTCGCCGGATTAAAGACACTCGAAAAATACTACCGCATTCACCTGAACGAACGACTCGGTTTCAAGAGCCTCGACGTACTGCATATGGTTCTTTCCTAG